A stretch of Heptranchias perlo isolate sHepPer1 chromosome 1, sHepPer1.hap1, whole genome shotgun sequence DNA encodes these proteins:
- the st8sia3 gene encoding sia-alpha-2,3-Gal-beta-1,4-GlcNAc-R:alpha 2,8-sialyltransferase: MRICRMVRMASVLGLVMLSVALLILSLISYVSIKKDNLFATPRYLGSAGPRMYMLHSGFRSQFALKFLDPSFLPVENGLNNVRGKPTKWTFNTTSFLQQRKDISRYVDVFKNFTLVKKNVRVGQLLHYDYSNHKYVFSVSNSFRSLLPEVPPILKMHYNTCAVVGNSGILTGSGCGANIDKSDFVFRCNFAPTESFEKDVGKKTNLTTFNPSILEKYYNNLLTIQDRNKFFLNLKNLDGAILWIPAFFFHTSAPVTRTLVDFFMEYRPQLKVQLAWPGNIMQHVNKYWKTKQLSPKRLSTGILMYTLASAFCEEIHLYGFWPFAWDPNTGKELPYHYYDKKGTKFTTKWQESHQLPAEFKLLFKLHTDGLTKLTLSHCAS; encoded by the exons ATGAGGATTTGCAGGATGGTTCGTATGGCGAGTGTGCTGGGTTTGGTGATGTTAAGCGTCGCTCTGCTTATTCTATCATTGATCAGCTATGTTTCAATCAAAAAGGACAACCTCTTCGCCACCCCGAGATACCTAGGCTCGGCCGGCCCTAGAATGTACATGTTGCACAGCGGATTTCG GTCACAGTTTGCTTTGAAGTTTCTGGATCCTTCTTTTTTGCCAGTTGAAAATGGCCTTAACAATGTTCGTGGCAAACCTACAAAGTGGACTTTCAACACAACCTCCTTCTTACAGCAAAG GAAGGACATCAGTCGCTATGTCGacgtttttaaaaatttcacaTTGGTTAAGAAAAACGTGCGAGTTGGACAGTTGCTGCACTATGACTACTCCAACCACAAATACGTTTTTTCTGTAAGCAATAGTTTTCGATCATTACTTCCCGAGGTGCCCCCTATATTAAAGATGCACTACAACACGTGTGCGGTTGTTGGGAACAGTGGAATCCTAACAGGAAGCGGTTGTGGAGCTAACATAGATAAGTCCGATTTCGTATTCCGCTGCAACTTCGCCCCAACCGAATCTTTTGAAAAAGATGTTGGGAAAAAAACGAATCTCACGACCTTCAACCCAAGCATCCTTGAAAAGTACTACAACAATCTTTTAACAATCCAAGATCGaaataagtttttcctgaatCTTAAAAACCTTGATGGAGCCATTCTTTGGATCCCTGCTTTTTTCTTCCACACTTCTGCTCCGGTGACAAGAACGTTGGTAGATTTTTTTATGGAGTATAGACCGCAACTCAAGGTTCAGTTGGCTTGGCCTGGGAACATAATGCAACATGTCAATAA ATATTGGAAAACCAAACAGCTGTCGCCAAAGCGCCTAAGTACAGGCATCCTGATGTATACATTGGCTTCTGCCTTTTGCGAAGAGATTCACTTGTACGGATTTTGGCCTTTCGCGTGGGATCCCAACACAGGAAAAGAATTGCCATATCATTACTATGACAAAAAGGGAACAAAATTCACTACCAAATGGCAAGAGTCCCATCAGCTTCCAGCAGAATTCAAGCTGTTGTTCAAACTGCACACTGACGGCTTGACCAAACTGACTCTTTCACATTGTGCCTCTTAA